One Sphingomonas limnosediminicola DNA segment encodes these proteins:
- a CDS encoding AI-2E family transporter, whose protein sequence is MSTRPPTTEPHIERPGPVEFRDPMVRREIQKAVVWFGVALGIAGVIFLAQPLLLIVGGAIFAVFLDGGIRLLGRWLPIPRGWRLLLVLVLGFGFLGWVFWFAGTTIAAQFEALREVVTAQFNRLMAFASSLGLVPKGESADFGTQILGSVGRLTSAVGSAIGAVTSVIAMIVIGIFLAAEPRIYDRGIAWMLPLGHRAGFYRIAAHAGHTLRRLLFGRLVGMLFEGVFTWAMLSLGGVPMAALLGLVTGVLAFIPNIGAITSGVLMVAVGFSAGTHEGFYAVFVYFFVQNIDGYLVVPYIARRTVDLAPAMVLAFQLLMAALFGVLGVLFADPILATLKVALVDLSNQQAEKEREGPELVAAGKT, encoded by the coding sequence ATGAGCACGCGTCCGCCGACCACCGAGCCGCATATCGAGAGGCCCGGTCCGGTGGAGTTCCGGGACCCCATGGTCCGCCGCGAAATTCAAAAGGCGGTCGTGTGGTTCGGAGTCGCGCTCGGGATCGCCGGCGTCATCTTCCTCGCCCAGCCGCTGCTGCTGATTGTCGGCGGCGCGATTTTCGCGGTCTTCCTCGATGGCGGCATCCGGCTGCTCGGCCGTTGGCTGCCGATTCCGCGCGGATGGCGCCTGCTGCTCGTGCTGGTGCTGGGCTTCGGCTTCCTGGGCTGGGTGTTCTGGTTCGCCGGGACCACCATTGCGGCGCAGTTCGAGGCGCTGCGGGAAGTCGTCACGGCGCAGTTCAATCGGTTGATGGCCTTTGCTTCATCGCTCGGCCTCGTGCCGAAGGGTGAATCGGCTGATTTCGGGACCCAGATCCTTGGGTCAGTAGGCCGTCTTACCAGCGCGGTCGGCAGCGCGATCGGCGCCGTCACCAGCGTTATCGCCATGATCGTCATCGGCATTTTCCTCGCCGCCGAACCGCGCATCTACGATCGCGGCATCGCGTGGATGCTGCCGCTGGGCCATCGCGCCGGCTTCTACCGGATTGCCGCGCACGCTGGGCACACGCTTCGCCGCCTTCTGTTCGGGCGGCTCGTCGGCATGCTGTTCGAAGGGGTCTTCACCTGGGCGATGCTGAGTCTGGGCGGCGTGCCCATGGCAGCGCTTCTCGGGCTAGTGACCGGCGTCCTCGCCTTCATCCCGAACATCGGTGCAATCACGTCGGGCGTGCTGATGGTCGCCGTCGGCTTCAGTGCCGGCACGCACGAGGGCTTTTACGCGGTCTTCGTCTATTTCTTCGTGCAGAATATCGATGGCTATCTTGTCGTGCCCTACATCGCCCGCCGCACGGTCGACCTGGCGCCGGCCATGGTGCTCGCCTTTCAGTTGCTGATGGCGGCGCTTTTCGGGGTCCTTGGCGTCCTTTTCGCCGATCCGATCCTCGCAACGCTCAAGGTCGCGCTGGTCGACCTTAGCAATCAGCAGGCGGAAAAGGAGCGGGAAGGGCCGGAGCTCGTCGCGGCCGGGAAGACCTAG